The following coding sequences are from one Streptomyces sp. NBC_00536 window:
- a CDS encoding NUDIX domain-containing protein — translation MPAPLMNSHCSACGTPFATADWPRRCADCGTTAYRNPTPVAVTLLPVRDDRGTGLVVITRTIEPALGGVALPGGFIDHGEDWRDAVVRELREETGIHAPASDVTLADVLSSPAGHLLVFGLLPVRPATTLPPSTPTNETTGWHLLHTPEPLAFPLHTQAAAAWFAGHYANPSPTQGKSSPAQGNSSPAGV, via the coding sequence ATGCCCGCGCCGCTGATGAACTCGCACTGTTCCGCCTGCGGAACTCCGTTCGCCACCGCCGACTGGCCGCGTAGGTGCGCCGACTGCGGGACGACCGCGTACCGCAACCCCACCCCCGTGGCGGTGACCCTGCTCCCCGTCCGGGACGACCGGGGCACCGGCCTCGTGGTCATCACCCGCACCATCGAACCGGCCCTGGGCGGCGTCGCCCTCCCCGGCGGCTTCATCGACCACGGCGAGGACTGGCGCGACGCGGTGGTCCGCGAACTCCGCGAGGAAACCGGCATCCACGCCCCGGCCTCGGACGTCACGCTCGCCGACGTCCTCAGCTCCCCGGCGGGCCACCTGCTGGTCTTCGGCCTCCTCCCCGTCCGCCCGGCCACCACCCTCCCCCCGTCCACCCCCACGAACGAAACGACAGGCTGGCACCTCCTGCACACCCCGGAGCCGCTGGCCTTCCCCCTCCACACGCAAGCAGCCGCCGCCTGGTTCGCGGGCCACTACGCCAATCCCAGCCCCACCCAGGGCAAATCCAGCCCCGCCCAGGGAAACTCCAGCCCCGCCGGCGTTTGA